In Musa acuminata AAA Group cultivar baxijiao chromosome BXJ2-8, Cavendish_Baxijiao_AAA, whole genome shotgun sequence, one genomic interval encodes:
- the LOC135619022 gene encoding pto-interacting protein 1-like, giving the protein MSCFGCCEEDNIHRTTVSGGPYVTNYTTGNDGPYHAANPPPKGAQTVRPQPIAVPAIPVEEIREVTKNFGDEALIGEGSFGRVYFAVLRNGRSTAIKKLDSSKQPDQEFLAQVSMVSRLKHENVVELVGYCVDGNLRLLAYEFATMGSLHDILHGRKGVKGAQPGPVLSWQQRVKIAVGAAKGLEYLHEKAQPHIIHRDIKSSNVLLFDDDVAKIADFDLSNQAPDMAARLHSTRVLGTFGYHAPEYAMTGQLSSKSDVYSFGVVLLELLTGRKPVDHTLPRGQQSLVTWATPRLSEDKVRQCIDSRLGGDYPPKAVAKFAAVAALCVQYEADFRPNMSIVVKALQPLLNTRSGHPGEGPGL; this is encoded by the exons GAACTACTGTCAGCGGTGGTCCTTATGTAACAAACTATACAACAG GAAATGATGGACCATATCATGCTGCAAACCCTCCTCCTAAAGGTGCTCAAACTGTTAGACCTCAGCCTATTGCAGTCCCAGCCATTCCTGTAGAGGAAATAAGGGAAGTCACAAAGAATTTTGGCGATGAAGCTTTAATTGGGGAGGGCTCGTTCGGTAGAGTGTATTTTGCTGTTCTCAGAAATGGTAGAAGCACAGCTATAAAAAAGTTAGACTCAAGCAAGCAGCCAGACCAAGAATTTTTAGCACAG GTTTCCATGGTGTCGAGGCTGAAGCATGAGAATGTCGTGGAGTTAGTTGGTTACTGTGTTGACGGAAATCTCCGTCTATTAGCATATGAGTTTGCTACCATGGGATCTCTTCATGATATTCTTCATG GGAGAAAAGGGGTTAAAGGAGCACAACCGGGTCCAGTGTTGTCATGGCAACAAAGAGTGAAGATTGCTGTAGGAGCAGCAAAAGGACTTGAATACCTACACGAGAAAGCTCAACCTCATATTATTCATCGTGACATAAAGTCCAGCAATGTTCTgctctttgatgatgatgttgcaaAGATAGCTGACTTTGACCTATCAAATCAGGCTCCTGACATGGCTGCTCGTCTTCATTCTACTAGAGTTCTGGGGACATTTGGTTATCATGCACCAGA GTATGCGATGACTGGTCAACTTAGCTCTAAGAGTGATGTGTATAGCTTTGGTGTTGTTCTATTGGAGCTTTTGACTGGCCGCAAACCTGTGGACCATACTTTACCAAGAGGACAGCAAAGTCTTGTGACTTGG GCAACGCCAAGGCTCAGCGAAGACAAGGTAAGGCAATGTATTGACTCAAGGCTAGGTGGAGATTATCCCCCCAAAGCAGTTGCAAAG TTTGCTGCAGTGGCTGCCTTGTGTGTGCAATATGAAGCTGATTTCAGGCCAAACATGAGTATCGTAGTCAAAGCACTACAACCCCTGCTGAACACTCGGTCTGGCCACCCTGGTGAAGGCCCCGGACTGTGA
- the LOC135619023 gene encoding probable receptor-like protein kinase At5g18500 — translation MSSPNTALAEHLSQKIGPFGLKLWEIIGISFGVLLFCALLLLVMCVWIQNRRRYRRASGYLPTTQIPAFSRDIKEVPVEKSIKDDSALLRIYDGYSDNDSNKGADISKLEHGDSNSDSDSFRYVEKDSSSKSAEVGSTGIVDVNRQHSAHPLVAPSQFAGLPEFSHLGWGHWFTLRDLQIATNWFSKDNVLGEGGYGIVYCGQLVNGTPVAIKRLLNNLGQAEKEFRVEVEAIGHVRHKNLVRLLGYCVEGTQRMLVYEYVNNGNLEQWLHGAMRERGSLTWDARMKIILGTAKALAYLHDAVEPKVVHRDIKSSNILIDEDFNAKVSDFGLAKLLGAGKSHIATRVMGTFGYVAPEYANTGFLNEKSDIYSFGIVFLEAITGRDPVDYRRPPDEVNLVDWLKWMIGNRRSEEVVDPGIATRPSTKALKKALLTALRCVDPDSEKRPTMGRVVQMLEPDNPRPHQDQKHRHERAGEIEVELQRKNSDTKTKPDFKSNRKKGNGEK, via the exons ATGTCATCACCCAACACTGCTCTTGCTGAACACCTATCTCAAAAGATAGGTCCTTTTGGTCTTAAATTGTGGGAGATAATCGGTATCAGTTTCGGAGTtctcttgttttgtgcactattaTTGCTAGTGATGTGTGTCTGGATTCAAAACCGGAGAAGGTATCGAAGGGCTTCAGGTTACCTGCCCACCACTCAGATACCTGCATTTTCAAGAGATATTAAGGAAGTTCCAGTTGAGAAATCCATAAAAGATGACTCTGCTCTTCTCAGAATTTATGATGGCTATAGTGATAATGACTCAAATAAGGGTGCAGACATAAGCAAGTTGGAACATGGTGACAGCAACAGTGACTCTGACTCATTTCGTTATGTTGAGAAAGATTCAAGCTCCAAGTCTGCTGAAGTGGGAAGCACAGGGATAGTTGATGTTAATAGACAGCATTCTGCTCACCCTTTGGTTGCTCCTTCACAGTTTGCAGGCCTTCCGGAGTTCTCTCACCTAGGTTGGGGTCATTGGTTTACCCTAAGGGATTTACAAATTGCGACCAACTGGTTTTCCAAGGACAATGTTCTTGGGGAGGGTGGTTATGGCATTGTTTATTGTGGGCAGCTGGTCAATGGAACTCCAGTAGCAATCAAGAGACTCCTCAACAATTT AGGCCAAGCAGAGAAAGAATTTAGAGTTGAAGTTGAGGCCATTGGTCATGTTCGTCACAAGAACTTAGTTCGGCTCCTTGGATACTGTGTGGAAGGCACTCAAAG GATGCTGGTTTATGAATATGTCAATAATGGAAATCTTGAGCAGTGGCTTCATGGGGCCATGCGGGAGCGGGGTTCTCTCACTTGGGATGCTCGTATGAAGATTATTTTGGGAACAGCTAAAGC CCTGGCCTATTTACACGATGCTGTTGAACCAAAAGTAGTGCATCGGGATATCAAGTCCAGTAACATATTGATTGATGAAGATTTCAACGCCAAAGTGTCTGACTTTGGTTTAGCAAAGCTGCTGGGTGCTGGGAAAAGCCATATTGCTACTCGAGTGATGGGTACTTTTGG ATATGTGGCACCGGAATATGCGAATACTGGATTTCTTAATGAAAAGAGTGACATCTACAGCTTTGGCATTGTTTTCTTGGAGGCCATTACTGGGAGGGATCCAGTTGACTATCGTCGTCCTCCTGATGAG GTAAATCTTGTTGACTGGCTTAAATGGATGATTGGCAACCGCCGTTCAGAAGAAGTGGTAGATCCAGGCATTGCTACTAGACCATCTACTAAAGCTCTTAAAAAGGCACTTTTGACCGCATTGAGGTGTGTCGATCCAGATTCAGAGAAGAGACCAACAATGGGCCGGGTTGTCCAGATGCTGGAACCTGATAACCCTAGACCACATCAG GACCAAAAGCATCGACACGAGAGAGCTGGGGAGATAGAAGTTGAATTACAAAGGAAGAATTCTGACACAAAAACCAAGCCTGATTTTAAATCCAACAGAAAAAAAGGCAACGGCGAAAAATGA
- the LOC135619024 gene encoding nuclear envelope-associated protein 2-like, with translation MSTTDTVEASASSSSAVEFDPLLKDLEEKRLSFKRNVVSLATELKDVRRRLVLQEQLFARETLTRKATEKKAKSMEEDIGRLQICLREKDEKLKASTSASVEYMKDLDDLRSELSITQATAEASAASAQSQFLDLLRELDEKDSLLAEHETRVNKLGEQIDLLQNDLQARELSQRRLKDEVLRMEQEIMHAVNVAGSKKDCELRKILAEVSPKNFENINKHLSAKDEEIAKLRDEIRILSAHWKQQTKELEAQLEKHRMTNEELNDRIIKLELCLQEAQNQMQTLQKMGKKRDKAIRELRDELVMKQPNSACCGIELSFWENPGFRIVASMGMLILVAFVSR, from the exons ATGTCTACCACGGACACGGTAGAGGCTTCGGCATCGTCTTCATCAGCTGTAGAGTTCGACCCGCTTCTCAAGGACCTGGAAGAGAAAAGGTTGAGCTTCAAGAGGAACGTAGTTTCGTTGGCAACTGAGCTGAAAGATGTCCGGCGTCGGTTGGTCTTGCAGGAGCAGTTGTTCGCGAGAGAGACCCTCACGAGAAAG GCAACAGAGAAGAAGGCGAAGAGCATGGAGGAAGACATAGGCCGGTTACAGATATGCCTACGAGAGAAGGATGAAAAGCTGAAGGCATCTACTTCTGCTAGTGTGGAG TACATGAAAGATCTGGATGACTTGAGATCTGAACTATCAATTACTCAAGCCACCGCAGAGGCCAGTGCTGCATCAGCTCAATCCCAGTTTTTGGACTTGTTGAGAGAACTAGATGAGAAAGATAGTTTATTAGCTGAGCATGAAACCAGAGTAAATAAACTAGGGGAACAAATAGACCTTCTGCAGAATGATCTTCAAGCAAGAGAGCTCTCTCAAAGGCGGCTTAAGGATGAAGTACTGCGAATGGAGCAAGAGATAATGCATGCAGTTAATGTAGCTGGATCTAAAAAGGATTGTGAGCTCAGGAAGATTTTGGCAGAAGTTTCCCCAAAGAACTTTGAGAACATCAATAAGCATCTGAGTGCAAAGGATGAAGAGATCGCCAAGTTGAGGGATGAGATCAGGATCTTGTCAGCACACTGGAAACAACAAACCAAGGAACTGGAAGCCCAG CTAGAGAAACATCGTATGACTAATGAGGAGCTGAATGATAGGATAATCAAACTTGAACTCTGTCTACAAGAAGCACAGAACCAAATGCAGACACTtcagaag ATGGGAAAGAAAAGAGACAAGGCAATAAGAGAATTAAGAGATGAATTGGTTATGAAGCAACCAAACTCTGCATGTTGCGGCATTGAGCTGAGCTTTTGGGAGAATCCAGGATTCAGGATTGTTGCTTCCATGGGCATGTTGATCCTGGTCGCTTTTGTAAGCCGATAG
- the LOC135619025 gene encoding pyruvate dehydrogenase (acetyl-transferring) kinase, mitochondrial-like isoform X3 codes for MAAKKAAESVPKALAEEVRRWGAMKRNGVSLRYMMEFGARPTPMNLLLSAQFLHKELSARIARRAIELESLPLGLSGKPAVLKVRDWYLDSFRDLRSFPKIKDPHDELSFTQLIKMIKLRHNNVVPAMALGVQQLKRDMNRKLVPKELEEIHQFLDRFYMSRIGIRMLIGQHVALHDPDPEPGCVGQINTKLSPMQVARTASDDARSICFREYGSAPEVDIYGDPNFTFPYVPSHLHLMLFELVKNSLRAVQERFMDSDKDAPPVRIIVADGIEDVTIKISDEGGGIPRSGLAKIFTYVYSTAKNPLDEDYCGVSNGVTMAGYGYGLPISRLYARYFGGDLQIISMEGYGSTPLDVGSVFGLGQEISCVLSYTEEPMLTFICLDSETHKNPSPKMMGWMGKEREQFVDKTSSMLHVCCEFLGLGVSCFLLLFSSSECQHERSGHDFKIDSNMEIRKLWSSSYCMDLSAHS; via the exons ATGGCGGCGAAGAAGGCGGCGGAGTCCGTCCCCAAGGCGCTGGCCGAGGAGGTGCGGCGCTGGGGAGCCATGAAGCGCAACGGGGTGAGCCTCCGCTACATGATGGAGTTCGGCGCCCGCCCCACCCCGATGAACCTCCTCCTCTCCGCCCAGTTCCTCCACAAGGAGCTCTCCGCACGCATCGCCAGGAGGGCCATTGAGCTGGAGTCCCTGCCCCTTGGCTTGTCCGGCAAACCGGCCGTCTTGAAG GTCAGAGATTGGTATCTAGATTCTTTTCGTGATCTTCGATCCTTTCCAAAAATCAAAGACCCACATGATGAATTATCTTTCACTCAGTTGATCAAGATGATCAAGTTGAGGCATAACAACGTGGTACCAGCAATGGCTTTAGGTGTACAGCAGCTAAAGAGAGACATGAATCGCAAGCTCGTGCCAAAAGAACTTGAAGAGATTCATCAATTTCTCGACCGTTTTTACATGTCaagaattgggattcgtatgCTTATAG GGCAGCATGTAGCTTTGCACGATCCTGATCCAGAACCAGGATGTGTTGGTCAAATAAACACTAAACTTTCTCCAATGCAAGTGGCCCGAACTGCTAGCGACGATGCCCGCAGTATATGTTTCCGGGAGTACGGGAGTGCTCCTGAGGTTGACATATATGGCGATCCAAATTTCACCTTTCC GTACGTTCCATCACATTTGCATCTTATGCTCTTTGAGTTGGTGAAGAACTCTCTGCGTGCAGTACAAGAGCGTTTCATGGATTCTGACAAGGATGCCCCTCCTGTTAGAATTATTGTTGCTGACGGGATAGAGGATGTTACAATAAAG ATATCGGATGAAGGGGGTGGTATACCAAGAAGTGGCCTTGCAAAGATTTTCACTTATGTCTATAGTACCGCAAAAAATCCACTAGATGAAGACTATTGTGGAGTCTCGAATGGAGTAACTATGGCTGGTTACGGTTATGGGCTTCCAATTAGTCGTCTCTATGCTCGATATTTTGGTGGTGATTTGCAAATAATCTCTATGGAAGGATATG GTTCAACACCTTTGGATGTAGGATCTGTGTTTGGCCTGGGTCAAGAGATAAGTTGTGTTTTGAGTTACACTGAG GAACCGATGCTTACCTTCATCTGTCTCGACTCGGAGACTCACAAGAACCCCTCCCCTAAG ATGATGGGCTGGATGGGGAAGGAAAGAGAACAGTTTGTGGATAAAACCTCATCCATGCTTCATGTATGTTGTGAGTTCTTAGGATTGGGTGTTTCatgctttcttcttctcttttcttcaaGTGAGTGCCAACATGAAAGGTCTGGACATGATTTCAAGATAGACTCAAACATGGAAATCAGAAAATTATGGTCAAGTTCATATTGCATGGATCTTTCAGCTCATTCGTGA
- the LOC135619025 gene encoding pyruvate dehydrogenase (acetyl-transferring) kinase, mitochondrial-like isoform X1, which produces MAAKKAAESVPKALAEEVRRWGAMKRNGVSLRYMMEFGARPTPMNLLLSAQFLHKELSARIARRAIELESLPLGLSGKPAVLKLIKMIKLRHNNVVPAMALGVQQLKRDMNRKLVPKELEEIHQFLDRFYMSRIGIRMLIGQHVALHDPDPEPGCVGQINTKLSPMQVARTASDDARSICFREYGSAPEVDIYGDPNFTFPYVPSHLHLMLFELVKNSLRAVQERFMDSDKDAPPVRIIVADGIEDVTIKISDEGGGIPRSGLAKIFTYVYSTAKNPLDEDYCGVSNGVTMAGYGYGLPISRLYARYFGGDLQIISMEGYGSTPLDVGSVFGLGQEISCVLSYTEEPMLTFICLDSETHKNPSPKMMGWMGKEREQFVDKTSSMLHVCCEFLGLGVSCFLLLFSSSECQHERSGHDFKIDSNMEIRKLWSSSYCMDLSAHS; this is translated from the exons ATGGCGGCGAAGAAGGCGGCGGAGTCCGTCCCCAAGGCGCTGGCCGAGGAGGTGCGGCGCTGGGGAGCCATGAAGCGCAACGGGGTGAGCCTCCGCTACATGATGGAGTTCGGCGCCCGCCCCACCCCGATGAACCTCCTCCTCTCCGCCCAGTTCCTCCACAAGGAGCTCTCCGCACGCATCGCCAGGAGGGCCATTGAGCTGGAGTCCCTGCCCCTTGGCTTGTCCGGCAAACCGGCCGTCTTGAAG TTGATCAAGATGATCAAGTTGAGGCATAACAACGTGGTACCAGCAATGGCTTTAGGTGTACAGCAGCTAAAGAGAGACATGAATCGCAAGCTCGTGCCAAAAGAACTTGAAGAGATTCATCAATTTCTCGACCGTTTTTACATGTCaagaattgggattcgtatgCTTATAG GGCAGCATGTAGCTTTGCACGATCCTGATCCAGAACCAGGATGTGTTGGTCAAATAAACACTAAACTTTCTCCAATGCAAGTGGCCCGAACTGCTAGCGACGATGCCCGCAGTATATGTTTCCGGGAGTACGGGAGTGCTCCTGAGGTTGACATATATGGCGATCCAAATTTCACCTTTCC GTACGTTCCATCACATTTGCATCTTATGCTCTTTGAGTTGGTGAAGAACTCTCTGCGTGCAGTACAAGAGCGTTTCATGGATTCTGACAAGGATGCCCCTCCTGTTAGAATTATTGTTGCTGACGGGATAGAGGATGTTACAATAAAG ATATCGGATGAAGGGGGTGGTATACCAAGAAGTGGCCTTGCAAAGATTTTCACTTATGTCTATAGTACCGCAAAAAATCCACTAGATGAAGACTATTGTGGAGTCTCGAATGGAGTAACTATGGCTGGTTACGGTTATGGGCTTCCAATTAGTCGTCTCTATGCTCGATATTTTGGTGGTGATTTGCAAATAATCTCTATGGAAGGATATG GTTCAACACCTTTGGATGTAGGATCTGTGTTTGGCCTGGGTCAAGAGATAAGTTGTGTTTTGAGTTACACTGAG GAACCGATGCTTACCTTCATCTGTCTCGACTCGGAGACTCACAAGAACCCCTCCCCTAAG ATGATGGGCTGGATGGGGAAGGAAAGAGAACAGTTTGTGGATAAAACCTCATCCATGCTTCATGTATGTTGTGAGTTCTTAGGATTGGGTGTTTCatgctttcttcttctcttttcttcaaGTGAGTGCCAACATGAAAGGTCTGGACATGATTTCAAGATAGACTCAAACATGGAAATCAGAAAATTATGGTCAAGTTCATATTGCATGGATCTTTCAGCTCATTCGTGA
- the LOC135619025 gene encoding pyruvate dehydrogenase (acetyl-transferring) kinase, mitochondrial-like isoform X2, with the protein MAAKKAAESVPKALAEEVRRWGAMKRNGVSLRYMMEFGARPTPMNLLLSAQFLHKELSARIARRAIELESLPLGLSGKPAVLKVRDWYLDSFRDLRSFPKIKDPHDELSFTQLIKMIKLRHNNVVPAMALGVQQLKRDMNRKLVPKELEEIHQFLDRFYMSRIGIRMLIGQHVALHDPDPEPGCVGQINTKLSPMQVARTASDDARSICFREYGSAPEVDIYGDPNFTFPYVPSHLHLMLFELVKNSLRAVQERFMDSDKDAPPVRIIVADGIEDVTIKISDEGGGIPRSGLAKIFTYVYSTAKNPLDEDYCGVSNGVTMAGYGYGLPISRLYARYFGGDLQIISMEGYGTDAYLHLSRLGDSQEPLP; encoded by the exons ATGGCGGCGAAGAAGGCGGCGGAGTCCGTCCCCAAGGCGCTGGCCGAGGAGGTGCGGCGCTGGGGAGCCATGAAGCGCAACGGGGTGAGCCTCCGCTACATGATGGAGTTCGGCGCCCGCCCCACCCCGATGAACCTCCTCCTCTCCGCCCAGTTCCTCCACAAGGAGCTCTCCGCACGCATCGCCAGGAGGGCCATTGAGCTGGAGTCCCTGCCCCTTGGCTTGTCCGGCAAACCGGCCGTCTTGAAG GTCAGAGATTGGTATCTAGATTCTTTTCGTGATCTTCGATCCTTTCCAAAAATCAAAGACCCACATGATGAATTATCTTTCACTCAGTTGATCAAGATGATCAAGTTGAGGCATAACAACGTGGTACCAGCAATGGCTTTAGGTGTACAGCAGCTAAAGAGAGACATGAATCGCAAGCTCGTGCCAAAAGAACTTGAAGAGATTCATCAATTTCTCGACCGTTTTTACATGTCaagaattgggattcgtatgCTTATAG GGCAGCATGTAGCTTTGCACGATCCTGATCCAGAACCAGGATGTGTTGGTCAAATAAACACTAAACTTTCTCCAATGCAAGTGGCCCGAACTGCTAGCGACGATGCCCGCAGTATATGTTTCCGGGAGTACGGGAGTGCTCCTGAGGTTGACATATATGGCGATCCAAATTTCACCTTTCC GTACGTTCCATCACATTTGCATCTTATGCTCTTTGAGTTGGTGAAGAACTCTCTGCGTGCAGTACAAGAGCGTTTCATGGATTCTGACAAGGATGCCCCTCCTGTTAGAATTATTGTTGCTGACGGGATAGAGGATGTTACAATAAAG ATATCGGATGAAGGGGGTGGTATACCAAGAAGTGGCCTTGCAAAGATTTTCACTTATGTCTATAGTACCGCAAAAAATCCACTAGATGAAGACTATTGTGGAGTCTCGAATGGAGTAACTATGGCTGGTTACGGTTATGGGCTTCCAATTAGTCGTCTCTATGCTCGATATTTTGGTGGTGATTTGCAAATAATCTCTATGGAAGGATATG GAACCGATGCTTACCTTCATCTGTCTCGACTCGGAGACTCACAAGAACCCCTCCCCTAA